The proteins below come from a single Erythrobacter sp. SG61-1L genomic window:
- a CDS encoding NepR family anti-sigma factor gives MSERSDNPDKTEGKAPAAKTGARRAAQPKGKKPEWADGLKRLYDSVVEEPLPDTFKDLLSRLDDDQS, from the coding sequence ATGTCAGAACGCAGCGATAATCCCGACAAGACAGAGGGCAAGGCTCCTGCTGCAAAGACCGGCGCGCGCAGGGCAGCGCAGCCCAAGGGCAAGAAGCCTGAATGGGCGGATGGGCTGAAGCGGCTGTACGATTCGGTAGTGGAAGAACCCCTGCCCGACACTTTCAAGGATCTGCTCTCCCGTCTGGATGACGATCAGTCATGA
- a CDS encoding DUF1272 domain-containing protein yields MPLEMRPDCERCGADLPAEVGGAFICSLECTFCAPCADALDELCPNCGGELLDRPTRAKKWHEKYPPSTERRFKG; encoded by the coding sequence ATGCCGCTGGAAATGCGCCCCGATTGCGAGCGTTGCGGTGCCGACCTCCCGGCAGAGGTCGGTGGGGCCTTCATCTGCAGCCTTGAGTGTACCTTCTGTGCCCCTTGTGCGGACGCTCTGGACGAGCTCTGTCCCAATTGCGGCGGCGAACTGCTCGACCGGCCGACGCGGGCGAAGAAGTGGCATGAGAAATATCCGCCCTCAACGGAGCGGCGGTTCAAGGGCTAG
- a CDS encoding sigma-70 family RNA polymerase sigma factor: MNRDGLDKSGRRAGEAFKRELTDVIPHLRAFARGLCGRSDLADDLVQETLLKAWAARERFEPGTSMRAWTFVILRNAYLTDMRRARFRGEYDEGLAERILTAPADQEEPVHLGDLHRALQTLPAERREALLLVGAGGFSYEEAAEICGCAVGTIKSRVGRARAALSAMIEEGKIPRRSVSDAEAHRAILEELDSVSGGIPDGAGHSSGD, encoded by the coding sequence ATGAACAGGGACGGATTAGACAAGTCAGGCCGCAGGGCCGGAGAAGCCTTCAAGCGAGAGCTGACCGATGTGATCCCGCATCTGCGCGCCTTTGCGCGCGGCCTGTGCGGCCGGTCCGACCTGGCGGACGATCTGGTGCAGGAAACCCTGCTTAAGGCCTGGGCCGCGCGGGAACGATTCGAGCCGGGCACATCCATGCGCGCCTGGACCTTCGTGATCCTGCGCAACGCCTATCTCACCGACATGCGCCGCGCACGCTTTCGCGGGGAATATGACGAGGGACTGGCCGAACGCATCCTGACCGCGCCTGCCGATCAGGAAGAGCCGGTCCATCTGGGCGACCTGCACCGCGCGCTGCAAACCCTGCCTGCCGAACGGCGCGAGGCCCTGCTGCTGGTGGGTGCTGGCGGCTTTTCCTACGAGGAAGCGGCCGAGATTTGCGGCTGCGCCGTGGGCACGATCAAAAGCCGCGTGGGCCGCGCCCGCGCCGCGCTGAGTGCAATGATCGAGGAAGGCAAGATTCCCCGCCGCAGCGTGAGCGATGCCGAGGCCCATCGCGCGATCCTGGAGGAACTGGACAGCGTATCGGGCGGCATCCCCGACGGGGCAGGCCATTCGTCGGGCGATTAA
- a CDS encoding AI-2E family transporter, with product MSSDTTSSPTPQHSAPGANPDGAPRRRTLAFAAQELRLISALVLLIAIGLFLALPFVLSIGSVVFLPLVSAIVLTIVLSPLSDRLASFGIPNMLASFLSMLLFIAILVVALVTILSPAVDLFDRMPAMAEAVGQQFSQLRGSLAWVNKLNEQLAEIAGHRNGPQVVLASPSFLEEVAFATPSVVVEVLLTFLMAFFMIEARGRMRHHVQLHHASINTSVKAARVMRDVQDRVAAYILTVTLVNVGVGCIVAFGAWALGMDAPIMWGGLAALLNFLPYVGPLIMIGVLTLFGLGTADTVLWGMVPAAIYLGLHTVESNVITPAILGARFTMNPVLILIALSYFSWIWGVPGALLSVPILLTLTAVVDHLGRPNLLGFLFGEPLFPLNPIDPPAEPASDAGVPAGDPGQP from the coding sequence ATGAGTTCCGACACGACCAGCAGTCCGACACCGCAGCATTCCGCACCCGGAGCCAACCCGGATGGCGCACCGCGCCGCCGCACACTGGCCTTTGCCGCACAGGAATTGCGGCTGATTTCCGCGCTGGTGCTGCTGATCGCCATCGGCCTGTTCCTGGCCCTGCCCTTCGTGCTGTCTATCGGGTCGGTGGTGTTCCTGCCGCTGGTTTCGGCCATCGTGCTGACCATTGTGCTTTCGCCCTTGTCCGACAGGCTCGCATCCTTCGGCATACCCAATATGCTGGCATCCTTCCTGTCGATGCTGCTGTTCATCGCCATTCTGGTGGTGGCCCTCGTCACCATCCTCAGCCCGGCGGTCGATCTGTTCGACCGCATGCCCGCCATGGCCGAAGCCGTGGGCCAGCAATTCAGCCAGTTGCGCGGCAGCCTGGCATGGGTGAACAAGCTGAACGAGCAGCTGGCGGAAATCGCCGGCCATCGAAACGGCCCGCAAGTGGTGCTGGCCAGCCCGTCCTTCCTTGAAGAAGTGGCCTTCGCCACGCCCAGCGTGGTGGTGGAAGTGCTGCTGACCTTCCTGATGGCATTCTTCATGATCGAAGCGCGTGGACGGATGCGGCACCATGTGCAGTTGCACCACGCTTCCATCAACACGAGCGTCAAGGCTGCGCGAGTGATGCGCGACGTTCAGGACCGGGTGGCGGCCTATATCCTGACTGTCACACTCGTCAATGTGGGGGTGGGGTGCATCGTGGCCTTCGGCGCATGGGCGCTGGGCATGGACGCACCGATCATGTGGGGCGGGCTTGCCGCGCTGCTCAATTTCCTGCCCTATGTCGGCCCGCTGATCATGATCGGGGTACTTACCCTGTTCGGGCTGGGCACAGCAGATACGGTGCTGTGGGGCATGGTGCCCGCCGCAATCTATCTGGGGCTGCACACGGTGGAATCGAACGTGATCACGCCCGCGATCCTGGGCGCGCGCTTCACCATGAACCCGGTGCTGATCCTGATCGCCCTATCCTACTTCTCGTGGATATGGGGCGTGCCGGGCGCGCTGCTGTCCGTGCCGATCCTGCTGACGCTGACGGCGGTCGTGGACCATCTGGGCAGGCCCAATCTGCTGGGCTTCCTGTTCGGGGAGCCGCTGTTTCCGCTCAACCCGATCGACCCGCCAGCCGAACCCGCATCCGATGCGGGCGTTCCGGCTGGCGATCCCGGCCAGCCCTGA
- a CDS encoding superoxide dismutase, with amino-acid sequence MAFELIDLPFASDALEPAISAQTFSFHHGKHHKAYVDKTNAAIDGTDMANDDLETVIAKARGNAGLFNNAAQVWNHGFFWYSLSPEATAPEGDLAAKIDADFGSLDALKEKLATAGAGHFASGWVWLVEEGGKLVVKDSHDAETFADQGGNPLLVIDLWEHAYYLDHQNARPAYLDKVIAQLNWAFAAENLARGTAWKYPA; translated from the coding sequence ATGGCTTTCGAACTTATCGACCTTCCGTTTGCGAGCGACGCGCTCGAACCGGCGATCTCCGCCCAGACCTTCTCGTTCCACCATGGCAAGCACCACAAGGCCTATGTGGACAAGACCAACGCTGCCATCGATGGCACCGATATGGCCAATGACGATCTCGAAACCGTGATCGCCAAGGCTCGCGGCAATGCCGGCCTGTTCAACAATGCCGCGCAGGTGTGGAACCACGGCTTCTTCTGGTACTCGCTGTCGCCGGAAGCGACTGCTCCCGAAGGCGATCTGGCTGCCAAGATCGACGCCGATTTCGGCTCGCTCGACGCGCTTAAGGAAAAGCTGGCAACTGCCGGCGCCGGTCACTTCGCCTCGGGCTGGGTGTGGCTGGTCGAAGAAGGCGGCAAGCTGGTGGTCAAGGATTCGCACGACGCGGAAACCTTCGCCGATCAGGGCGGCAACCCGCTGCTGGTGATCGACCTGTGGGAACACGCCTATTATCTGGACCACCAGAATGCGCGCCCCGCTTACCTCGACAAGGTGATCGCGCAGCTCAACTGGGCTTTCGCGGCCGAGAACCTGGCTCGCGGCACTGCGTGGAAGTACCCGGCCTGA
- the glmM gene encoding phosphoglucosamine mutase, whose product MTRKYFGTDGIRGRANAGILNAATAMKVGQAAGRHFLRGSHKHRVVIGKDTRLSGYMMETALVAGFTSVGMDVIMTGPLPTPAVALLTREMRADIGVMISASHNPYADNGIKLFGPDGFKLSDEDELAIEKAMGEDIPLAQGDQIGRARRIEDARGRYIHAIKQSLPSDIRLDGLKIVVDCANGAAYTVAPSAIWELGAEVIAMGVEPNGLNINDGVGSTSLDAIKARVVAEGADIGIALDGDADRLIVIDEKGQTVDGDQIMALIGSRLAESGELRGGGVVATVMSNLGLERFLAGKGIDLLRAKVGDRHVLEKMRKGGYNVGGEQSGHMILLDHATTGDGCVAALQVLAALVQTGKKASEVLHLFDPVPQLLKNVRYSGGAPLENETVKSVIADAEAALAGKGRLVIRPSGTEPVIRVMAEGDDEAQVKQVVEDICAAVEGAV is encoded by the coding sequence ATGACGCGCAAATATTTCGGGACGGACGGGATTCGCGGGCGGGCCAATGCCGGCATCCTCAATGCGGCCACCGCGATGAAGGTGGGGCAGGCCGCAGGCCGCCACTTCCTGCGCGGCAGCCACAAGCACCGGGTGGTGATCGGCAAGGATACGCGCCTGTCAGGCTATATGATGGAAACGGCGCTGGTGGCGGGTTTCACCAGCGTGGGCATGGATGTGATCATGACTGGCCCATTGCCCACCCCGGCAGTGGCCCTGCTGACCCGCGAAATGCGCGCGGACATCGGCGTGATGATTTCCGCCAGCCACAATCCCTATGCCGATAACGGCATCAAGCTGTTCGGCCCGGATGGCTTCAAGCTTTCCGACGAGGACGAGCTGGCGATCGAAAAGGCGATGGGGGAAGACATTCCCCTCGCCCAGGGTGACCAGATCGGCCGCGCCCGCCGGATCGAGGATGCACGCGGGCGGTATATTCACGCGATCAAGCAATCCCTGCCCAGCGACATCCGGCTGGACGGCCTCAAGATCGTGGTCGATTGCGCCAATGGCGCGGCTTACACCGTGGCCCCCAGCGCGATCTGGGAACTGGGCGCCGAAGTGATCGCCATGGGCGTGGAACCCAATGGTCTCAACATCAATGACGGCGTCGGCTCCACTTCGCTCGATGCGATCAAGGCCCGCGTGGTGGCTGAAGGTGCGGATATCGGCATCGCGCTGGACGGCGATGCGGACCGGCTGATCGTGATCGACGAGAAGGGCCAGACCGTTGATGGCGACCAGATCATGGCCCTGATCGGCAGCCGCCTTGCCGAGAGCGGCGAGTTGCGCGGCGGCGGCGTGGTGGCGACCGTGATGTCCAATCTCGGCCTCGAACGCTTCCTCGCCGGCAAGGGCATTGACCTGCTGCGCGCCAAGGTGGGCGATCGCCACGTGCTCGAGAAGATGCGCAAGGGCGGCTACAATGTCGGCGGCGAACAATCGGGCCACATGATCCTGCTGGACCATGCCACGACCGGCGATGGCTGTGTTGCCGCGCTGCAGGTACTCGCCGCGCTGGTGCAGACCGGGAAGAAGGCCAGCGAAGTGCTGCATCTGTTCGATCCCGTGCCGCAGCTTCTCAAGAATGTCCGCTATTCCGGTGGCGCCCCGCTGGAGAATGAAACGGTGAAATCCGTGATCGCCGATGCCGAGGCCGCGCTTGCCGGCAAGGGCCGCCTGGTCATCCGCCCTTCCGGCACGGAACCGGTGATCCGCGTAATGGCCGAAGGCGATGACGAGGCTCAGGTGAAGCAGGTGGTGGAAGACATCTGCGCAGCCGTGGAGGGAGCCGTCTGA
- a CDS encoding LOG family protein codes for MTDEHDLTDQRFYGAEQETRFAEQRPAKTPQTQHPAYRLAFRDSDFILREELRPIRFQLELLKPEMLMDEARIGSTLVVYGSARIPAPEEIEAVFARAKTDEEKKVAENLAAKARYCVEAYKLARIASEKSIIEDGKRQFVICSGGGPSIMEAANKGASDAGAESIGLNIVLPHEQAPNAYVTPYLSFRFHYFALRKMHFLIRARAIAVFPGGFGTMDELFETLTLIQTQKMKPIPILLFGRKFWDKVINFEALADEGTINRADLKLFHWCETAEDAWKHIQDFYDLKDPLDESGDF; via the coding sequence TTGACTGACGAGCACGATCTTACCGACCAGCGGTTTTACGGCGCGGAGCAGGAAACCCGCTTTGCCGAGCAGCGCCCTGCGAAAACCCCGCAGACCCAGCATCCGGCCTATCGCCTGGCCTTCCGCGATTCGGATTTCATCCTGCGCGAGGAACTGCGCCCGATCCGCTTCCAGCTCGAACTGCTGAAACCGGAAATGCTGATGGACGAGGCTCGCATCGGCTCCACGCTGGTGGTCTACGGCTCCGCCCGCATTCCGGCGCCAGAGGAAATCGAGGCCGTTTTCGCCCGGGCCAAGACGGATGAGGAAAAGAAGGTGGCGGAAAATCTCGCCGCCAAGGCCCGCTATTGCGTGGAAGCCTACAAGCTGGCCCGCATCGCCAGCGAGAAGTCGATCATTGAGGACGGCAAACGGCAATTCGTGATCTGCTCGGGCGGTGGCCCCTCGATCATGGAAGCAGCCAACAAGGGCGCGTCCGACGCGGGGGCAGAATCCATCGGCCTCAACATCGTGCTGCCGCATGAGCAGGCGCCGAATGCCTATGTCACGCCCTATCTCTCGTTCCGCTTCCACTATTTCGCGCTCAGGAAGATGCACTTCCTGATCCGTGCACGGGCGATTGCGGTGTTCCCCGGCGGTTTCGGCACGATGGACGAGCTGTTCGAGACGCTCACCCTGATCCAGACCCAGAAGATGAAGCCGATCCCGATCCTGCTGTTCGGCCGCAAGTTCTGGGACAAGGTCATCAACTTCGAGGCGCTGGCCGATGAAGGCACGATCAACCGGGCCGATCTGAAGCTGTTCCATTGGTGTGAGACGGCGGAAGATGCTTGGAAGCACATTCAGGACTTCTACGACCTGAAAGACCCGCTGGACGAAAGCGGCGACTTCTAG
- a CDS encoding response regulator: protein MSLGNKVAADLPFLRRYARALAGSQELGDAQVRALLEAAVADAGLRASLDGGRVALYRAFNLQWSSSSASVADEAEGLHEAAAQAQLRKITPLSRQALLLTTLEDFSPDQAADILGLAVTDVEDLVREAIAEIARETAAAVLIIEDEPLISMQLEELVRSLGHDIAGTAATRSQAQTVAADTMPGLVLADIQLADGSSGLDAVDDILALGEVPVIFITAYPERLLTGCCREPTYLITKPFTEASVRAAIGQALFFGSSRPVE from the coding sequence ATGTCGCTGGGTAACAAGGTCGCCGCCGATCTGCCATTCCTGCGCCGCTATGCGCGCGCGCTGGCCGGATCGCAGGAACTGGGCGACGCGCAGGTCCGCGCCTTGCTGGAAGCCGCCGTGGCCGATGCCGGGCTGCGCGCCTCGCTCGATGGCGGAAGGGTGGCGCTGTACCGGGCATTCAATCTCCAGTGGTCATCCTCCAGCGCCTCCGTGGCTGACGAGGCGGAAGGACTGCACGAAGCAGCCGCACAGGCGCAGTTGCGCAAGATCACCCCGCTCAGCCGGCAGGCCCTGCTGCTGACCACGCTGGAGGATTTCAGCCCGGATCAGGCCGCCGATATTCTTGGCCTTGCAGTGACGGACGTGGAAGATCTGGTGCGCGAGGCGATCGCGGAGATCGCACGCGAAACCGCCGCCGCCGTGCTGATCATCGAGGACGAACCGCTGATCTCCATGCAGCTGGAAGAACTCGTCCGTTCGCTGGGTCATGACATTGCCGGCACTGCCGCCACGCGCAGCCAGGCGCAGACCGTGGCAGCAGACACCATGCCCGGGCTGGTGCTGGCGGACATCCAGCTGGCCGACGGCAGTTCCGGCCTCGACGCGGTGGACGATATTCTTGCGCTGGGCGAGGTGCCGGTGATCTTCATCACGGCCTATCCGGAGCGGCTGCTGACCGGCTGCTGCCGCGAGCCGACCTATCTCATCACCAAGCCGTTCACCGAAGCAAGCGTGCGCGCCGCGATCGGACAGGCGCTGTTCTTCGGATCAAGCCGCCCGGTGGAGTGA
- the thiD gene encoding bifunctional hydroxymethylpyrimidine kinase/phosphomethylpyrimidine kinase, translating into MTTPPRILSIAGSDSSGGAGIQADIKTIAMMGGYAMTAITAVTAQNTMGVTMVEALTPAMVAAQIDACLSDIGADAVKIGMLGSPEIAAVVAERLERQAIPVVFDPVMVATSGSVLADEATIAGFERLMALATLTTPNVPELAALGGAERMTERGISYLAKGGDAEGPVVEDRLVRPGMADIIWHSGRIETRHTHGTGCTLSSAIATGLGRGLPLGEAIAQGREFVRAALLAAPGFGAGHGPMGHQAVR; encoded by the coding sequence ATGACCACGCCACCGCGCATCCTATCCATCGCCGGTTCCGATTCCTCGGGCGGCGCCGGAATCCAGGCCGACATCAAGACCATCGCGATGATGGGCGGCTATGCGATGACTGCCATCACTGCCGTGACCGCGCAAAACACCATGGGCGTCACCATGGTGGAAGCCCTCACGCCCGCCATGGTCGCCGCCCAGATCGACGCTTGCCTGTCGGACATTGGCGCGGACGCGGTAAAAATCGGCATGCTCGGCTCGCCCGAAATCGCCGCCGTGGTTGCCGAAAGGCTGGAACGGCAGGCAATCCCGGTGGTGTTCGATCCCGTGATGGTGGCCACCAGCGGCTCCGTACTGGCCGATGAAGCCACGATAGCCGGGTTCGAGCGGCTGATGGCGCTTGCCACCCTTACCACGCCCAACGTGCCTGAACTGGCCGCGCTGGGCGGGGCGGAGCGCATGACGGAGCGCGGCATTTCCTATCTGGCCAAGGGCGGCGATGCGGAAGGCCCCGTGGTGGAAGACCGGCTGGTCCGCCCCGGCATGGCAGACATTATCTGGCACTCAGGCCGGATCGAAACCCGCCACACTCACGGCACGGGCTGCACCCTGTCCAGCGCCATTGCTACCGGGCTGGGCCGAGGCCTGCCGCTGGGCGAGGCGATTGCACAGGGTCGAGAATTCGTCCGCGCCGCCCTGCTGGCCGCGCCGGGCTTCGGCGCGGGGCATGGGCCGATGGGGCATCAGGCGGTCCGCTAA
- a CDS encoding dicarboxylate/amino acid:cation symporter, whose amino-acid sequence MGKAMERGEARAGFEALKLPVWWTFGGLAAGLVLGALLAGTRLEGPLVEATETIGSLWLRALQMTIIPLVAALLVTGIARMVETARAGAMARRTLAYIFGVLASGTAFAAIATPLLLEAFPIPASAAQALAVAPGEGQAVPGIGEFIRSLVAPNLVSAAAENAMLPLVLFFALFGVAVAKLPESQRSLMTGFFAALGNAMLTIVGWILWLAPAGVFALAIGVAARAGTGAFLALGHYILVVASMGLVVLIAAYPLAVLAGRRNPAAFARAVLPAQAVAISTQSSLASLPAMLAACRQLGVRETSADFVLPLAVAIFRATSPAMNLAVAIYVAKLTGVPLTPATIAAGAAVALVTTIGSVSLPGTISFVASVGPIALAMGVPIGPLALLVAVEMLPDIVRTVGNVTMDVSVTASVDQSRSKD is encoded by the coding sequence GTGGGGAAAGCGATGGAGCGAGGCGAGGCGAGAGCCGGGTTCGAGGCGCTGAAGCTGCCCGTGTGGTGGACTTTCGGCGGGCTTGCGGCCGGGCTGGTGCTGGGCGCACTGCTGGCGGGCACAAGGCTGGAAGGCCCGCTGGTGGAAGCCACGGAGACAATTGGCAGCCTGTGGCTGCGCGCCTTGCAGATGACGATCATCCCGCTGGTCGCCGCGCTGCTCGTCACCGGCATCGCGCGCATGGTGGAAACCGCACGTGCCGGGGCCATGGCGCGGCGGACCCTGGCCTACATCTTCGGCGTGCTGGCCTCGGGCACGGCCTTTGCCGCCATTGCCACCCCTCTGCTGCTGGAAGCATTCCCCATTCCCGCATCGGCCGCGCAGGCACTGGCCGTCGCACCGGGAGAAGGGCAGGCTGTTCCGGGCATCGGGGAGTTCATCCGTTCGCTCGTGGCGCCCAATCTGGTCAGCGCGGCAGCGGAGAACGCCATGCTGCCGCTGGTCCTGTTCTTCGCCCTGTTCGGCGTCGCGGTGGCGAAACTGCCTGAAAGTCAGCGCAGCCTGATGACCGGCTTCTTCGCCGCGCTGGGCAATGCGATGCTGACGATTGTCGGCTGGATTTTGTGGCTGGCCCCGGCCGGTGTGTTTGCGTTGGCCATTGGTGTGGCGGCGCGGGCGGGGACGGGGGCTTTCCTGGCGCTGGGGCACTATATCCTCGTGGTGGCCAGTATGGGGCTGGTGGTACTGATCGCGGCCTATCCGCTGGCCGTGCTGGCGGGACGCAGAAACCCGGCTGCCTTCGCCCGTGCTGTGCTGCCCGCGCAGGCCGTGGCGATTTCCACGCAAAGCTCGCTCGCCAGCCTGCCCGCCATGCTGGCCGCCTGCCGTCAGCTGGGCGTGAGGGAGACAAGCGCGGATTTCGTCCTGCCGCTCGCCGTCGCGATCTTCCGCGCCACCAGCCCGGCAATGAACCTTGCCGTGGCAATCTATGTGGCGAAGCTGACCGGCGTGCCGCTCACTCCCGCCACAATCGCAGCCGGTGCGGCCGTGGCGCTGGTGACTACCATCGGTTCGGTCAGCCTGCCCGGAACGATCAGTTTCGTCGCCTCGGTCGGCCCCATCGCACTGGCCATGGGCGTGCCCATCGGCCCGTTGGCCCTGCTGGTGGCAGTGGAAATGCTGCCCGACATCGTGCGAACCGTGGGAAATGTGACGATGGACGTGTCTGTGACCGCTTCAGTCGATCAATCACGATCTAAAGATTGA
- a CDS encoding CHASE domain-containing protein translates to MARFFSQKSAARRWLVQFPRAVPLAIFALVMAVTLMAIYAIERVEQRSEVAQLRERAGAIASALERRANANAAYLRAGAALFGTLENSQADHFRRFVSELRLDTDFRGADGIGWAQRVDAGQVEDFDRLVMLEYGEDVHIRPAIAPGQPYAVPVTLLEPDTQRNRRALGYNMYVEPTLRAAMIEAERTARPSASGKVSLSRQGRDSGAGFLIYMPVFESVPGGARLRGFVYSAFVAQDFLASALLIASRGDLGIKLYDEVVSEDRLLASIPSPEPGLLNVREGVTIADNQWVLEVTGGRGSMLSPLSVTTLVFGLAVALLLALLARMLTQQAKEDGARLVWFEEQNAIRDSLTRELNHRVKNTLANVLSIVALTRRRATDLDEFAEGLEGRIRALSATHDLLTQSEWGATPIGSVVEAELAPYARDCGPVIEMEGPQIELAPNDALSLGLAIHELATNAAKYGALSQAGGRLSIRWEQADGKARIEWAESGGPPVPTERKRGFGMDLIEKIVAHELQHPVDLRFEPEGVKCTLVVPVRAAHFFELRRRF, encoded by the coding sequence TTGGCACGTTTTTTTTCCCAGAAGAGTGCGGCGCGGCGCTGGCTGGTGCAGTTCCCGCGCGCCGTTCCGCTGGCGATCTTCGCGCTGGTCATGGCCGTCACCCTGATGGCCATCTATGCGATCGAGCGGGTGGAGCAGCGCAGCGAAGTTGCCCAGTTGCGCGAAAGGGCGGGCGCCATTGCCTCCGCGCTGGAACGCCGGGCCAACGCCAACGCGGCCTATCTGCGCGCAGGCGCCGCCCTGTTCGGCACGCTGGAGAATTCGCAGGCCGATCACTTCCGCCGTTTCGTCAGCGAATTGCGCCTCGACACCGATTTTCGCGGGGCCGACGGCATCGGCTGGGCGCAGAGAGTGGACGCGGGGCAGGTTGAGGATTTCGACCGGCTGGTGATGCTGGAATATGGTGAGGACGTGCATATCCGCCCGGCCATCGCGCCCGGCCAGCCCTATGCCGTCCCGGTCACGCTGCTGGAACCCGATACGCAGCGCAACCGCCGCGCGCTGGGCTACAACATGTATGTGGAGCCGACCTTGCGCGCGGCGATGATCGAGGCGGAGCGGACCGCCCGGCCCAGTGCCAGCGGCAAGGTATCGCTCAGCCGGCAGGGGCGCGACAGCGGTGCGGGGTTCCTGATCTACATGCCCGTGTTCGAAAGCGTGCCGGGCGGGGCGCGGCTGCGCGGCTTTGTCTATTCCGCCTTCGTGGCGCAGGATTTTCTCGCTTCGGCACTGCTGATTGCGTCGCGCGGGGATCTGGGAATCAAGCTGTATGACGAGGTGGTGAGCGAGGACCGGCTGCTTGCCTCGATCCCGTCACCCGAGCCCGGCCTGCTGAATGTGCGCGAAGGGGTGACGATCGCCGATAACCAATGGGTGCTGGAAGTGACCGGCGGGCGCGGTTCGATGCTGTCGCCCCTTTCGGTCACGACCTTGGTGTTCGGACTGGCAGTTGCGCTGCTGCTGGCCCTGCTGGCGCGGATGCTGACCCAGCAGGCCAAGGAAGACGGCGCCCGGCTGGTCTGGTTCGAGGAGCAGAACGCGATCCGCGATTCGCTGACCCGCGAACTCAATCACCGGGTGAAGAACACTTTGGCCAATGTGCTGTCCATCGTGGCGCTGACCCGCAGGCGTGCGACCGATCTGGACGAGTTTGCCGAAGGACTGGAAGGCCGCATCCGCGCCCTGTCGGCAACACATGATCTTCTCACTCAGTCCGAATGGGGCGCAACGCCCATCGGATCGGTGGTGGAGGCGGAGCTGGCGCCCTATGCCCGCGATTGCGGGCCAGTGATCGAGATGGAGGGGCCGCAGATCGAACTGGCGCCCAACGATGCCCTTTCACTGGGCCTTGCGATCCACGAACTGGCAACCAATGCCGCCAAATATGGCGCGCTCAGCCAGGCTGGGGGCAGGCTGTCGATCCGGTGGGAGCAGGCCGATGGCAAGGCGCGGATCGAATGGGCCGAATCCGGCGGGCCGCCCGTTCCGACAGAGCGCAAGCGGGGCTTCGGGATGGACCTGATCGAAAAGATCGTGGCCCACGAATTGCAGCACCCGGTGGATCTGCGCTTCGAGCCTGAAGGCGTCAAATGCACTCTGGTGGTGCCCGTGCGCGCGGCGCATTTCTTCGAATTGCGCCGCCGGTTCTAG